From Leptolyngbya sp. KIOST-1, one genomic window encodes:
- a CDS encoding Uma2 family endonuclease, translated as MYAVISRDTIQLPPGTVVRMPGTWQDYQTLCHSRGNSSIPRVKYRSGEILLMSPMPRHGREASLLADIVKALLDSVGRNYEAFTPITMELPETSGIEPDYCFYIDNWAAAVGKDRIRWDAEPPPDLVIEIDITSYTAVEDYAAYQVPEVWLYQRGQLQLFALTAGGYQLTSTSRYFPDVALAEVVADTLQVAATQGSGAAIQALRQRLP; from the coding sequence ATGTACGCCGTTATTTCCCGCGACACCATCCAGCTACCGCCGGGCACGGTGGTGCGTATGCCGGGCACCTGGCAGGACTACCAGACCCTCTGTCACAGCCGGGGGAATAGCTCTATCCCTCGGGTCAAATACCGTAGCGGCGAGATTTTGCTCATGAGCCCCATGCCCCGCCACGGTCGGGAGGCCAGCCTGCTTGCCGACATTGTCAAAGCTCTGCTGGACAGCGTCGGGCGCAATTACGAAGCTTTCACCCCAATCACCATGGAGCTGCCTGAGACCAGCGGGATCGAGCCAGACTACTGCTTTTACATCGACAACTGGGCGGCGGCGGTGGGCAAAGACCGCATCCGGTGGGACGCTGAGCCTCCCCCCGATCTAGTGATCGAGATCGACATCACCTCCTACACCGCCGTCGAAGATTACGCCGCCTACCAGGTGCCCGAGGTGTGGCTCTATCAGCGGGGGCAGCTGCAGCTGTTTGCCCTCACCGCTGGGGGCTATCAACTGACCTCCACCAGCCGCTACTTCCCCGACGTCGCTCTGGCCGAGGTGGTGGCCGACACCCTGCAAGTCGCCGCCACCCAGGGCAGCGGCGCGGCCATTCAGGCTCTGCGTCAGCGCCTTCCCTGA